One stretch of Verrucomicrobiia bacterium DNA includes these proteins:
- a CDS encoding iron-containing alcohol dehydrogenase translates to MAMDPHPVASLAPFDRTPRTRLVFGNGTLSRLGELAAELGARRVLVVTDPGIVAAGHLVRARASLESGGLEVTVYDGVRENPTTMDVARCLAVARGSGVDLLVGLGGGSSMDTAKGTNFLLTNGGEMKDYWGVGKATQPMLPLIAVPTTAGTGSECQSAALIADEATHQKMACLDPKAAARVALLDPELTLSQPPGVTAVTGVDALAHAVETAVTTARNAISVMHSREAFRRLIHALPRVIARPDDLEARGHMLLGAAFAGIAIENSMLGSAHAAANPLTARFQIVHGAAVGLMLPHVVRLNAGVNTAAHRAYADLAHAADLPGVASDPDQAFDAFVERLEAVLDLAAIPASLLEAGADPATVPGLAVEASRQWTARFNPAACDVAEFTALYTAALQPRGSVNSGRSAPAGA, encoded by the coding sequence ATGGCCATGGATCCCCACCCCGTCGCCTCCCTCGCTCCGTTCGATCGGACTCCGCGCACCCGGCTGGTTTTTGGCAACGGGACGCTGTCCCGCCTCGGCGAACTGGCCGCGGAGTTGGGCGCGCGACGCGTCCTCGTGGTCACCGATCCGGGAATTGTGGCCGCGGGCCACCTGGTGCGCGCGAGGGCGTCGCTCGAATCGGGGGGGCTTGAAGTCACCGTGTACGACGGCGTCCGCGAAAACCCCACGACGATGGATGTCGCCCGGTGTCTTGCCGTGGCGCGCGGTTCGGGGGTGGATTTGCTGGTGGGCTTGGGGGGCGGGAGCTCGATGGACACGGCCAAGGGCACCAACTTTCTCCTGACCAACGGCGGCGAAATGAAGGACTACTGGGGTGTCGGCAAGGCGACGCAGCCGATGCTGCCGTTGATTGCGGTGCCGACCACCGCGGGGACTGGAAGCGAGTGCCAGTCGGCCGCATTGATCGCGGACGAGGCAACCCACCAGAAGATGGCCTGCCTGGACCCCAAGGCGGCTGCGCGGGTGGCCCTGCTCGACCCGGAGCTCACGCTCTCCCAGCCTCCGGGGGTCACGGCGGTCACCGGGGTGGATGCCCTCGCGCATGCCGTGGAAACTGCGGTGACCACCGCACGCAATGCGATTTCCGTAATGCATTCCCGCGAGGCCTTCCGTCGTCTGATCCACGCACTTCCGCGGGTGATTGCCAGGCCGGACGACCTCGAGGCCCGGGGGCACATGTTGCTCGGGGCCGCGTTTGCCGGCATCGCCATCGAGAATTCCATGCTTGGATCGGCCCACGCCGCTGCCAATCCGCTCACGGCAAGATTCCAGATCGTTCACGGCGCCGCTGTGGGCTTGATGCTGCCCCACGTGGTGCGCCTCAACGCCGGGGTGAACACCGCCGCGCATCGCGCCTACGCCGATCTGGCGCATGCGGCAGACCTGCCGGGCGTTGCGAGCGATCCGGATCAGGCCTTCGATGCCTTCGTTGAGCGACTGGAGGCCGTGCTGGATCTCGCCGCGATCCCGGCGAGCCTTCTTGAGGCCGGCGCGGATCCCGCGACGGTCCCGGGGTTGGCTGTGGAGGCCTCCCGTCAGTGGACGGCGCGGTTCAATCCGGCGGCATGCGATGTTGCCGAGTTCACCGCGTTGTACACGGCGGCGCTTCAGCCGAGAGGCAGTGTGAATTCCGGGCGCTCCGCGCCCGCGGGTGCCTGA